The following coding sequences lie in one Arachis ipaensis cultivar K30076 chromosome B05, Araip1.1, whole genome shotgun sequence genomic window:
- the LOC107642464 gene encoding conserved oligomeric Golgi complex subunit 6: MGTTVAGLAPGLSRKLKKVLESRTDTPDLLSSLNTLSSFYEENTPQSRRNLRSTIEKRALSINLEFIEASRPVQLALDSVQNEVNALTECCDRIAEALNSCSDSTGDIINTTERLKQELETTVQRLEIVACFLHNYQLSPEEINALRDEELNENFFKALSHVQEIHANCKVLLRTHHQRAGLELMDMMAVYQEGAYERLCRWVQAECRKLGDTDNPEVSELLKTAVRYLKERSVLFKYCAEEVANMRHNALFRRFISALTRGGPGGMPRPIEVHAHDPLRYVGDMLGWLHQALASERELVLVLLDPDASVDIGPTAKQFSNNPVNGSAKTESDLMFVLDRIFEGVCRPFKLRVEQVLQSQPSLIVSYKLSNTLEFYSYTIADLLGRDTALCNTLWVLKDAAQKTFFDILKGRGEKLLRYPPLVASDLSPPPAVREGVSILLEIIDTYNSMMVPASGQKPAFDPVISAILDPIIQMCEQAAEAHKSKGVGHSSRRNRMSSDSGQLTRSSVDAILSSSNPASTSQTSETPSKIFLINCLCAIQQPLSRHEVAAEYVKRLGAMIDNHLRVLVEKEVDAILRRCNLSEKMPHFHNSVHEGDNEVGMPLAEMEGTSPAILSECLKALFGLVLGSDNSLPEFEQMQVPRLRSEASIGVARSLAQAYELIYKAIMDPKNGYPDPRALARHPPNQIRTILGI, translated from the exons ATGGGGACGACGGTGGCGGGACTTGCGCCGGGGCTTTCACGGAAGCTGAAGAAGGTTCTAGAATCGAGGACTGACACGCCGGATCTGTTGTCCTCTCTCAACACACTCTCTTCCTTCTACGAAGAGAACACTCCACAGTCGCGCCGCAATCTCCGATCCACCATCGAGAAGCGCGCTCTCTCAATCAACCTCGAGTTTATCGAAGCTTCCCGCCCCGTGCAGCTG GCTTTGGATAGCGTCCAGAACGAGGTCAATGCGCTTACTGAATGCTGCGACAG GATAGCAGAGGCTTTAAACAGTTGTAGTGATAGCACTGGTGACATTATCAACACCACAGAGAGGCTCAAACAAGAGCTTGAAACTACTGTCCAAAGACTAGAGATTGTGGCATGTTTCCTACACAATTATCAGCTCTCCCCTGAAGAG ATAAATGCACTTAGAGATGAAGAGCTGAATGAGAACTTTTTCAAGGCACTTTCTCATGTCCAAGAGATTCACGCCAACTGCAAAGTGTTGCTTAGGACACATCATCAG CGTGCTGGTTTGGAGCTAATGGATATGATGGCTGTGTATCAAGAAGGAGCTTATGAACGCCTATGCAG GTGGGTTCAGGCAGAATGTAGAAAATTGGGTGATACTGACAATCCGGAAGTTAGTGAGCTTCTGAAAACAGCTGTGAGATACCTCAAGGAAAGATCTGTCCTTTTCAAGTATTGTGCAGAAGAG GTAGCCAATATGAGACACAATGCACTTTTCAGAAGATTTATTAGTGCTCTTACACGTGGAGGACCTGGTGGAATGCCTCGACCAATCGAAGTGCATGCTCATGACCCATTAAGATATGTTGGTGATATGCTAGGCTGGTTGCATCAG GCCCTGGCATCTGAACGTGAACTTGTACTTGTTTTATTAGATCCAGATGCAAGTGTGGATATTGGACCAACAGCAAAGCAATTCTCCAATAACCCTGTGAATGGTTCTGCAAAGACAGAAAGTGACTTGATGTTTGTTCTTGATAGAATTTTCGAAGGAGTATGCAGGCCGTTTAAGCTGAGAGTTGAACAAGTTTTACAATCTCAACCGAGCTTGATAGTCTCTTACAAACTGAGTAATACCCTTGAATTTTACAGCTACACC ATTGCAGATTTACTTGGACGAGATACTGCACTATGTAATACACTATGGGTGCTGAAAGATGCTGCTCAGAAAACATTTTTTGATATTCTGAAAGGTCGAGGAGAAAAACTTTTACGATATCCCCCACTTGTAGCATCTGATCTTTCCCCGCCTCCAGCAGTTAGAGAAGGAGTATCCATACTTCTTGAAATTATTGACACCTACAACAGCATGATGGTTCCTGCTTCTGGCCAGAAACCTGCTTTTGATCCAGTTATATCTGCGATACTGGACCCAATTATTCAG ATGTGTGAACAAGCAGCAGAGGCACACAAATCAAAGGGAGTCGGTCACTCATCAAGAAGGAATAGGATGAGTTCTGACTCTGGTCAACTTACTAGATCGTCAGTTGATGCAATCTTGTCAAGTAGCAATCCTGCTTCAACCTCACAG ACTAGTGAGACCCCCTCCAAGATCTTTCTCATTAACTGCTTGTGTGCTATTCAACAACCTCTATCTCGGCATGAGGTTGCTGCTGAATACGTGAAAAGGCTTGGAGCAATGATTGATAATCACTTGCGTGTTCTCGTGGAAAAAGAAGTTGATGCAATCTTAAGAAGGTGTAATTTATCTGAAAAGATGCCTCATTTCCACAATTCAGTTCACGAGGGAGACAATGAAGTTGGTATGCCATTGGCGGAGATGGAAGGCACAAGTCCAGCGATCCTTTCCGAGTGTTTGAAGGCTCTTTTTGGTCTTGTTTTGGGAAGCGATAATTCTCTGCCTGAATTTGAGCAGATGCAAGTTCCAAGGTTGCGTTCCGAAGCTTCTATAGGGGTGGCCAGGTCTCTGGCACAAGCTTATGAGCTTATCTATAAAGCAATTATGGATCCCAAGAATGGCTATCCCGATCCCAGGGCGTTGGCCAGGCATCCTCCTAATCAGATAAGAACCATTTTAGGAATATAG